From a single Planctellipticum variicoloris genomic region:
- a CDS encoding prenyltransferase/squalene oxidase repeat-containing protein: protein MSVGVAGFAGLLLLVTALPAAAQPPAVRVGEVVPRDVREIYDRGLQYLASSQSEAGNWNGGGDNGPGVTGMALMVFLASGEDPNFGLYSNNIRRALRSMISQQNASTGYLGGSMYHHGFAMLGLAEAYGTVDDRHLWEGAEPNRRSIGQALELAVRGAITSQKKNSYGGWRYSPDGSDADTSVSGAVLVGLLAARNAGIEVPDEAIDRAINYFAKMTSDSGQVAYAGGLGGFNESIARISIGTLVYAIARRKDLPQFKATLGYLTQRLDNSGQQHYLEYTRYYQSQALFQGDVEAWEKWNKLLVRQLKQTQLADGSFPGQHGPTVGTSMSLLALALNYRFLPIYER, encoded by the coding sequence ATGAGCGTTGGCGTGGCGGGCTTTGCCGGTCTGTTGCTGCTGGTCACGGCTTTGCCGGCGGCGGCTCAACCGCCGGCCGTTCGCGTCGGCGAAGTCGTGCCGCGCGATGTGCGCGAGATTTACGACCGGGGGCTGCAGTATCTCGCCAGTTCGCAGAGCGAGGCGGGCAACTGGAACGGGGGAGGGGATAACGGCCCCGGCGTTACGGGCATGGCGCTGATGGTATTTCTGGCGTCGGGAGAAGATCCAAACTTCGGCCTGTACAGTAACAACATCCGCCGTGCGCTGCGGAGCATGATCTCCCAGCAGAATGCCTCGACGGGTTACCTCGGCGGGAGCATGTATCATCACGGCTTTGCGATGCTGGGGCTGGCCGAGGCGTACGGCACGGTCGACGACCGGCATCTGTGGGAGGGGGCGGAGCCGAACCGCCGGTCGATCGGGCAGGCGCTGGAGCTGGCGGTCCGGGGGGCGATCACGTCGCAGAAGAAGAACTCCTATGGCGGGTGGCGCTATTCGCCGGACGGGAGCGACGCGGATACGTCGGTGAGCGGCGCGGTGCTGGTCGGGCTGCTGGCGGCCCGCAACGCCGGGATTGAGGTTCCGGATGAGGCGATCGACCGGGCGATCAATTATTTCGCCAAGATGACTTCCGATTCCGGGCAGGTGGCTTATGCGGGCGGTCTGGGCGGGTTCAACGAGTCGATCGCCCGGATCTCGATCGGGACGCTGGTCTATGCCATCGCGCGGCGCAAGGATCTGCCGCAATTCAAAGCGACGCTCGGCTACCTGACGCAGCGGCTGGACAATTCGGGCCAGCAGCATTACCTCGAATACACGCGGTATTACCAGTCGCAGGCGCTGTTCCAGGGCGATGTCGAGGCCTGGGAGAAGTGGAATAAGCTGCTGGTCCGGCAGCTCAAGCAGACGCAGCTCGCCGACGGCAGCTTTCCGGGGCAGCATGGTCCGACTGTCGGAACGTCGATGTCGCTGCTGGCGCTGGCGTTGAACTACCGCTTCCTGCCGATCTACGAACGCTGA
- a CDS encoding TlpA family protein disulfide reductase: MVHDPFARMLRVAGWLAGLAAGVGFAGPMAAAEPPSGSRTAVVHLADGDFARGEPVDSAAGDSLHWRSPGFVKPFQFDIDAVRSVQFPVPEKLPQPVGAYRFELAGGDVLFGSLVSLAGDSAELDVSGLGRLHVDRSILRRMSRWNGGTDVVFFGPNGLEGWQVGDPGRPWREDAGHLVTDQEGASIRRNLGIPAQARIEFELSWTGKADFALSLGAGAKDAVSGYRIEVWEEQLVALRETAQEADLASLQEVQGGKGRVHLQAFLDQVQGRMLVYSSSGQQLANLSILPAKADVSGGMQLLCRGGELRLERLFVGRWNGEIPRVVEADKSRIHRTDGAIRYGQIQSYDASRREIVVETGDESETISEDLLQDLFFSQSAEAPPRSFRAVHLSGVRISGDLQKIEGDRVWLLCPGVRDPLPCSLADLHSLVSHPLRATSGRSSAREPTAETGRAGRLELHGTTLHGHLIDGSEGGSGCLVWQAAHSGVPSPLERGAAARVIYRDRKPVVQTPAPAAPQTVVRVQQARPAGLLGLFLGGAVSPPSARPAAPVARNLPTTGSILHLRTGDTLPCTVKSISEEGVTFESDLSEATFARHDQIKALELQPKAAPVTIAKLKMERLLVLPRMQRENAPTQLLRSLDGDYLRGRLLSMNEKEIVLEVRLEERAVPRDRIARIIWLHPDEIASTEKLAADAAPESVTRVQAIPNDGNRLTFVAERVEGGLLSGRSELLGSCRVDLKTIDELLVGPAIEEAAVGLAFQQWRLTAAQDPLEAPEGGGSDSEGLESALVGKPAPDIELDMLDGSKFRLESRRNKIVVLDFWASWCGPCLQAMPQVESVVREFANRDVELVTINLEETADRVKPVLERLKLDVAVAFDRDGRVAERYGATSIPQTVIVDRDGKVARLFVGGGARFDEQLRAALESVLAPPSEPDK; this comes from the coding sequence GTGGTGCATGATCCCTTTGCTCGAATGCTCCGCGTCGCGGGCTGGCTGGCCGGACTGGCGGCGGGCGTCGGTTTCGCCGGTCCGATGGCTGCCGCGGAACCGCCGTCCGGCTCTCGAACGGCGGTCGTCCATCTGGCGGATGGAGACTTCGCGCGGGGGGAGCCGGTGGATTCTGCGGCGGGTGACAGTCTGCACTGGCGGTCGCCGGGCTTTGTGAAGCCGTTTCAGTTCGATATTGACGCCGTCCGTTCCGTGCAGTTTCCGGTTCCGGAGAAGTTGCCGCAGCCTGTCGGGGCGTATCGCTTCGAACTGGCGGGGGGAGACGTGCTGTTCGGTTCGCTCGTCAGTCTGGCGGGTGACTCGGCGGAGCTGGACGTGAGCGGGCTGGGTCGACTGCACGTCGATCGGTCGATTCTGCGGCGGATGTCGCGCTGGAACGGGGGGACCGATGTGGTGTTCTTCGGACCGAACGGTCTGGAGGGCTGGCAGGTGGGGGATCCGGGGCGTCCGTGGCGGGAAGACGCCGGGCATCTGGTTACGGATCAGGAGGGGGCGTCGATTCGTCGGAACCTGGGGATTCCTGCGCAGGCCCGGATTGAGTTCGAGCTGTCCTGGACCGGCAAGGCGGATTTCGCGCTGAGCCTTGGAGCCGGGGCGAAAGACGCGGTCAGCGGGTATCGGATTGAGGTCTGGGAGGAGCAGCTTGTGGCGTTGCGAGAGACTGCGCAGGAAGCGGATCTGGCGTCGCTGCAGGAGGTTCAGGGCGGGAAAGGGCGCGTGCACTTGCAGGCGTTTCTGGATCAGGTGCAGGGACGGATGCTGGTCTATTCCTCCAGCGGGCAGCAACTGGCCAATTTGTCGATTCTGCCGGCGAAGGCCGATGTTTCGGGCGGCATGCAGCTTCTCTGCCGGGGGGGCGAACTCCGGCTCGAACGGTTGTTCGTGGGGCGCTGGAACGGCGAGATTCCTCGGGTGGTTGAGGCGGACAAGTCGCGGATTCACCGGACCGACGGCGCCATCCGGTACGGGCAGATTCAGTCGTACGATGCGTCCCGGCGCGAGATCGTGGTCGAGACTGGCGATGAGTCCGAGACCATTTCCGAGGATCTGCTGCAGGATCTGTTCTTCTCGCAGTCGGCCGAGGCGCCGCCACGGTCGTTCCGGGCGGTGCATCTGTCGGGAGTGCGGATCAGCGGCGATTTGCAGAAGATCGAGGGGGATCGCGTCTGGCTGCTCTGCCCGGGAGTGCGAGATCCACTTCCGTGCTCGCTCGCCGACCTGCATTCTCTGGTCAGTCACCCGTTGCGGGCGACGAGCGGGCGGAGTTCCGCCAGGGAGCCAACGGCCGAGACGGGGCGGGCCGGTCGACTGGAACTGCACGGGACAACGCTGCACGGCCACTTGATCGACGGGAGCGAAGGCGGGTCGGGTTGCCTGGTGTGGCAGGCGGCGCATAGCGGCGTGCCCAGTCCGCTGGAACGGGGGGCGGCCGCCCGAGTGATTTATCGGGACCGGAAGCCGGTCGTGCAGACGCCTGCTCCGGCCGCGCCGCAAACGGTGGTGCGGGTTCAACAGGCGCGACCGGCCGGACTACTGGGCCTGTTTCTGGGAGGGGCGGTGAGTCCGCCGAGCGCGCGGCCGGCGGCGCCGGTCGCGCGGAATCTGCCGACGACGGGTTCGATTCTGCATCTGAGAACTGGAGATACGCTGCCCTGCACGGTGAAGTCGATCAGCGAAGAGGGGGTGACGTTCGAGAGCGATCTCTCCGAGGCCACTTTTGCGCGGCACGATCAGATCAAGGCGCTGGAGCTGCAGCCCAAGGCGGCGCCGGTCACGATTGCAAAACTGAAGATGGAACGTCTGCTCGTGCTGCCGCGGATGCAGCGGGAGAACGCTCCGACGCAGCTACTGCGCTCGCTGGACGGCGACTATCTGCGGGGGCGGCTGCTGTCGATGAACGAGAAAGAGATCGTGCTGGAGGTGCGGCTCGAAGAACGGGCGGTACCGCGGGATCGGATCGCGCGGATCATCTGGCTGCATCCTGACGAGATCGCATCGACGGAGAAGCTGGCGGCGGATGCCGCACCGGAGTCGGTTACGCGGGTGCAGGCGATTCCGAACGACGGAAATCGTCTGACATTCGTCGCCGAGCGGGTGGAAGGGGGGCTGCTTTCGGGGAGGAGCGAGCTGCTGGGAAGTTGCCGGGTCGATCTGAAAACGATCGACGAACTGCTGGTCGGTCCGGCGATCGAAGAGGCGGCGGTGGGGCTGGCGTTCCAGCAGTGGCGGCTGACGGCTGCGCAGGATCCTCTGGAGGCGCCTGAAGGGGGGGGGAGCGACAGCGAGGGGCTGGAGTCGGCGCTGGTTGGCAAGCCGGCCCCCGACATCGAGCTCGACATGCTCGACGGGTCGAAGTTCCGCCTGGAAAGCCGGCGGAATAAGATCGTCGTCCTGGACTTCTGGGCGTCGTGGTGCGGGCCGTGTCTGCAGGCGATGCCGCAGGTGGAGAGCGTGGTCCGGGAGTTTGCGAATCGCGATGTGGAGCTGGTGACGATTAACCTGGAGGAAACCGCCGACCGGGTGAAGCCGGTGCTCGAACGGCTGAAGCTGGACGTTGCGGTGGCCTTTGACCGGGATGGTCGCGTCGCCGAGCGCTACGGAGCGACTTCGATTCCGCAAACGGTGATCGTCGATCGCGATGGCAAGGTGGCTCGGCTGTTCGTGGGTGGGGGGGCAAGATTTGACGAACAGCTTCGCGCCGCCCTGGAGAGCGTTCTGGCGCCTCCGAGCGAACCCGACAAGTAG
- a CDS encoding PQQ-binding-like beta-propeller repeat protein has translation MWRCDAARSAVSSEQLPAELKLLWSREFSPRKQAWDDALNLDLMTYDRVFEPVVMGGRLFLGFNDRDKLAAYDVETGRELWSYFASGPVRLPPVAWKDRVFFASDDGHLYCLNAADGTLLWSFRGGPSSRQMLGNQRLVSAWPMRGGPVIRDGKVYVAASIWPFMGTFVYALDAETGSVVWVNDETGSQYIKQPHSAPSFAGVAPQGALVATDDVLLVPGGRSVPAAFDRHTGKLLYFELNAGGKGTGGSFVAANEESWFVHTRGKGTREFSLKTGVKTAFLPDEPVLAGDRIYASQTDQDRPVIRGFDSRSKEVLWELPVDGRGDLILAGDTLYAAGKPATDAGGAQGQSLLTAIRLPADGQPAVVQRIWTVSGTVERLVAANGKLLAVTLEGRVLAYGAGETASERRLAESVTPLEPEAAAARTAVRLLQAGAAEGYSVWLGAANESLVTAMAATSPFVELTIVDEDRDRVGRLQRVLDGAGLYGRVTVRQTPRSEFLPPPYLANMLFVGVEQTSAVLSEGSLLARLYDSVRPYGGVLYLLTAPDEIERVRGEIVGRELEQAEVESTEFGVVVRRVGALPGAGVWTHQHGDIANTIKSNDERVKLPLGVLWFGGVSHDDILPRHGHGPPEQVVGGRLIIQGMNSLTARDVYTGRVLWKREFADLGTFDVYFDATYKETPLDPAYNQVHIPGANARGTNYVATSDRVYLIEGAVCHVLDAATGRTLTDIALPQEDPAQPKEWGYLGVYGDVLIGGVGFARYRSRHDLESEVDAGLSPKRAAFGAKSLDRAASLALVGFDRHTGEQLWKVDARHSFWHNGIVAGSGLVYALDRNPKPVEDFLRRRGKSNPETYRILALDSRTGEQAWELPGQVFGTWLGYSEKHDLLLQAGAAASDRLSSEVGQGMAVYRGKTGAQVWKKDDLKYSGPCVLHNDLIITNANSNSESAGAFYLTDGSQKLVENALTGELQPWKITRAYGCNSIIASENLLTFRSGAAGFYDLLTEGGTGNFGGFKSGCTSNLVVADGVLNAPDYTRTCSCAYQNQTSLALVHMPEMDAWTISNFGVSDSSRRRLRQLGVNFGAPGDRRDPQGLMWLEYPAVAGDGPNLDLTMTGEPRYFQDHSTSRPDAALPWVASSGVEGLTGLRLQLKVLPAPDSKSDRPASAIAPVSVPAVASPAPSEPYRVRLHFGIPRDSVGEERVFDVAVQGEAIVETIRLGGDSGATAVHTIERVLLGDAIEIAFTPRTGRAVLSGIELQRLAE, from the coding sequence ATGTGGCGGTGCGATGCTGCGCGGAGCGCTGTGTCTTCGGAACAGCTTCCGGCCGAGCTGAAGCTCTTGTGGTCGCGGGAGTTCTCGCCGCGCAAGCAGGCGTGGGATGACGCGCTCAATCTCGACCTGATGACCTATGACCGCGTTTTCGAGCCGGTGGTCATGGGGGGGCGGCTGTTTCTGGGTTTCAACGACCGGGACAAGCTGGCGGCGTATGACGTCGAAACGGGCAGGGAGCTCTGGTCCTATTTTGCCTCCGGGCCGGTCCGCCTTCCCCCGGTCGCCTGGAAAGACCGGGTTTTCTTTGCGAGCGATGACGGGCATCTTTATTGCCTGAATGCGGCGGATGGGACGCTGTTGTGGAGTTTTCGGGGCGGACCGAGTTCGCGGCAGATGCTGGGGAACCAGCGGCTGGTCTCGGCGTGGCCGATGCGCGGCGGGCCCGTGATTCGCGATGGAAAGGTGTATGTCGCCGCCAGCATCTGGCCCTTCATGGGGACGTTCGTCTATGCGCTGGATGCCGAGACGGGATCGGTCGTCTGGGTCAATGATGAGACCGGCTCGCAGTACATCAAGCAGCCGCACAGCGCTCCGTCGTTCGCCGGCGTGGCGCCGCAGGGGGCGCTGGTTGCTACGGACGACGTTTTGCTGGTCCCGGGCGGACGGTCGGTTCCGGCGGCCTTTGATCGCCACACCGGGAAGCTGCTGTATTTCGAACTGAATGCGGGAGGGAAGGGGACGGGCGGTTCGTTTGTCGCCGCGAATGAAGAGTCCTGGTTCGTCCATACCCGCGGGAAGGGGACGCGGGAGTTTTCGCTGAAGACGGGCGTCAAGACGGCGTTTCTCCCCGATGAACCGGTGCTGGCCGGCGATCGGATTTATGCGTCGCAGACGGATCAGGATCGGCCGGTGATCCGCGGCTTTGACAGCCGCAGCAAAGAGGTACTGTGGGAACTACCGGTGGATGGTCGGGGGGACTTGATCCTGGCCGGGGATACGCTTTATGCGGCAGGGAAGCCAGCGACCGACGCGGGAGGCGCTCAGGGACAGAGTCTGCTGACGGCGATCCGCCTGCCGGCCGACGGCCAGCCGGCGGTCGTACAGCGCATCTGGACGGTATCGGGGACGGTCGAGCGGCTGGTGGCGGCGAACGGCAAGCTGCTGGCGGTCACGCTGGAGGGGCGCGTACTGGCGTACGGAGCCGGGGAGACAGCGTCTGAACGCCGGCTGGCGGAATCGGTCACACCACTTGAACCGGAGGCCGCGGCCGCCCGGACTGCCGTTCGACTGCTGCAGGCTGGGGCCGCGGAGGGTTACTCGGTGTGGCTGGGGGCCGCCAATGAATCCCTCGTGACCGCGATGGCTGCGACGTCGCCCTTTGTGGAGTTGACGATTGTTGACGAGGATCGGGACCGCGTCGGCCGGCTGCAGCGTGTGCTGGATGGTGCGGGGCTGTATGGCCGCGTCACCGTTCGACAGACGCCGCGGTCGGAATTCCTGCCGCCGCCGTATCTGGCGAACATGCTGTTTGTCGGCGTCGAGCAGACATCAGCCGTGCTCAGTGAGGGGAGCCTGCTGGCCCGATTGTACGACTCCGTGCGACCGTATGGGGGAGTGCTGTACCTGCTGACGGCCCCGGACGAGATTGAGCGGGTTCGCGGAGAGATCGTCGGTCGAGAACTGGAACAGGCGGAAGTGGAGTCGACGGAGTTTGGAGTTGTCGTCCGCCGGGTGGGGGCGCTGCCGGGGGCCGGAGTCTGGACGCACCAGCACGGGGATATCGCCAATACGATCAAGTCGAACGACGAGCGGGTGAAGTTGCCGCTGGGGGTGCTGTGGTTCGGGGGGGTGAGCCATGACGACATCCTGCCGAGGCACGGTCATGGTCCGCCGGAACAAGTCGTCGGCGGGCGGCTGATTATCCAGGGGATGAATTCATTGACGGCGCGGGATGTGTACACGGGGCGCGTGCTCTGGAAGCGGGAGTTTGCGGATCTGGGGACTTTCGACGTCTACTTTGACGCGACTTACAAAGAGACGCCGCTCGACCCCGCGTACAACCAGGTGCATATTCCTGGAGCGAACGCGCGAGGTACGAACTACGTGGCGACCTCCGACCGCGTCTACCTGATCGAAGGGGCCGTCTGCCATGTGCTCGACGCCGCCACGGGTCGGACGCTGACTGACATTGCATTGCCGCAGGAGGATCCGGCCCAACCGAAGGAGTGGGGTTATCTCGGGGTCTACGGGGACGTGCTGATTGGCGGGGTGGGCTTTGCGCGATATCGCAGCCGGCACGATCTGGAATCCGAGGTCGATGCGGGGTTGAGTCCCAAGCGTGCGGCCTTCGGGGCTAAGAGCCTCGACCGGGCGGCGAGCCTGGCGCTCGTCGGTTTCGATCGGCACACCGGCGAACAGCTCTGGAAAGTCGACGCCCGGCACAGTTTCTGGCACAACGGAATTGTCGCCGGAAGCGGACTGGTCTATGCCCTCGACCGGAATCCGAAGCCTGTGGAGGACTTTCTGCGCCGTCGGGGCAAATCCAATCCGGAGACGTATCGGATTCTGGCGCTCGATTCCCGGACCGGTGAGCAGGCGTGGGAGTTGCCGGGGCAGGTGTTCGGGACGTGGCTGGGGTATTCGGAGAAGCATGACCTGCTGCTGCAGGCGGGGGCGGCGGCGAGCGATCGGCTGTCGTCAGAAGTGGGGCAGGGGATGGCGGTCTACCGCGGCAAGACGGGGGCTCAGGTCTGGAAGAAGGACGATCTGAAGTACTCGGGGCCGTGCGTGCTGCACAACGATCTGATCATCACCAACGCCAATTCGAATTCCGAGTCCGCGGGGGCTTTCTACCTGACGGATGGTTCGCAGAAGCTCGTCGAGAATGCGCTGACCGGCGAGCTGCAGCCGTGGAAGATCACGCGGGCTTACGGCTGCAACAGCATCATCGCCAGCGAGAACCTGCTGACCTTCCGATCGGGAGCGGCGGGCTTCTACGATCTGCTGACTGAAGGGGGGACCGGGAATTTCGGCGGCTTCAAGTCGGGCTGCACGTCGAATCTGGTCGTCGCGGACGGCGTGCTGAATGCGCCGGACTACACGCGGACTTGCAGTTGCGCTTACCAGAATCAGACTTCGCTGGCGCTGGTGCATATGCCCGAGATGGATGCCTGGACCATCAGCAATTTCGGGGTGTCCGATTCGTCGAGAAGACGCCTGCGGCAACTGGGGGTCAATTTCGGTGCGCCGGGCGACCGGCGCGATCCGCAGGGCCTCATGTGGCTGGAGTACCCCGCCGTGGCCGGGGATGGGCCGAATCTCGACCTGACGATGACGGGAGAACCGCGGTACTTTCAGGACCATTCGACTTCGAGGCCTGACGCCGCACTGCCGTGGGTGGCGTCGTCGGGCGTCGAGGGACTGACGGGCCTGCGGTTGCAGTTGAAGGTGTTGCCGGCCCCGGATTCGAAATCGGATCGTCCTGCCAGTGCGATCGCTCCAGTCAGCGTACCGGCGGTTGCATCGCCAGCGCCGTCGGAACCGTATCGCGTGCGGCTGCATTTCGGGATTCCGAGGGATTCGGTCGGCGAGGAACGGGTGTTTGACGTGGCCGTGCAGGGGGAGGCCATAGTCGAGACCATCAGGCTGGGCGGCGACTCCGGAGCGACCGCAGTACACACCATCGAACGGGTGCTGCTGGGGGACGCGATTGAGATTGCGTTCACGCCGCGAACAGGTCGTGCGGTGCTCTCCGGGATCGAACTGCAGCGTCTGGCGGAGTAA